A DNA window from Vigna angularis cultivar LongXiaoDou No.4 chromosome 1, ASM1680809v1, whole genome shotgun sequence contains the following coding sequences:
- the LOC108347894 gene encoding protein OBERON 3, which produces MIGSKDRVAESEGENSRSKFSRHYFGANKEYPDEKGVLFLRDSQMGGGGGVDGVLRPKPTEVVVGSLGFQELTLSYLCDNPKLSFSEKENPGKSLLSSFERISHKGKEVVVCENSNQDGKWVERDFLSLSEPREDSSKRSLEEVVERESNKEKKQKLETLNLSLALPDVSLSLTASNALQNGDQLVRNKPSRPSATHTSYSNDYTAASLSYSYSHPFSHNPSCSLTRNSTDNFEYSVSKDDQIWNCGEGTNGSVHSRFKPIGDGVALTSHGAGISSFMQGNSQYKTTSSDNHSFFPSELPARPRLEAHSGDSRGRNSDNLRILDGLDDGKVRKHSRPERIIREIVSESITVMALTIQELTDDVIASSKEYLKNLIEKPDKKEELVSLQNRLDRRSDLTKESLSKCHKAQLEILVALKMGLSSFLSSKVQLSEMVEIFLYKRCRNVTCMSLLPVDDCDCKICSVNKGFCSSCMCPVCLNFDCANSTCSWIGCDVCSHWCHATCGIQRNLIKPGPSLKGPSGTSEVQFHCLGCGHASEMFGFVKDVFLYCAKDWGLETLMKELDCVRRIFRASEDRKGKELHVKTDDLLLKLQTKLVSPSEACNYIVQFFNYADSMSDFPASGGISSKDLAASQTNLTKGIPSLSKPNPLLPNYGYEMGYSRSHPDAMSSEVLQKDLKASMLSELKNEADFHLGALLRKGGLESLGSIVRIKEAEARMFQTKADEARREAEGFQRMIRTKTAQMEEEYAEKLSKLCLHETEETQRKKMDELKVLENSYFDYYKMKKRMQEEIDGLLRRMEATKQQWV; this is translated from the exons ATGATTGGAAGCAAAGATCGTGTTGCTGAATCGGAGGGTGAGAACTCTAGGAGCAAGTTTTCAAGGCACTATTTTGGGGCAAACAAGGAGTACCCAGATGAGAAAGGTGTTTTATTTCTGAGAGATTCACAGAtgggtggtggtggaggtgtTGATGGGGTTCTTCGTCCAAAACCCACCGAGGTTGTTGTTGGAAGCTTGGGGTTCCAAGAGTTGACCCTCAGCTACCTTTGTGACAACCCAAAACTCAGTTTTTCTGAGAAAGAGAATCCTGGTAAAAGCTTGCTGAGTTCCTTTGAGAGAATAAGCCACAAAGGGAAAGAGGTTGTGGTTTGTGAGAACTCAAATCAGGATGGCAAATGGGTGGAAAGAGATTTCCTCAGCTTGAGTGAGCCAAGAGAGGATTCTTCAAAGAGATCCCTTGAGGAAGTTGTTGAGAGGGAGAGTAATAAGgaaaagaagcaaaaactgGAGACCCTCAATCTCTCTCTTGCTTTGCCTGATGTTTCACTTTCCCTCACTGCTTCAAACGCCTTGCAAAATGGTGATCAACTAGTTAGGAATAAACCTTCTAGGCCATCCGCTACTCACACTTCATACTCCAATGACTACACAGCAGCTTCTTTGTCTTACTCCTATTCCCACCCATTCTCTCACAACCCAAGCTGCTCACTTACCCGCAATTCAACCGATAATTTTGAGTACTCGGTGAGCAAAGATGACCAAATTTGGAACTGTGGAGAGGGGACCAATGGGTCTGTTCATAGTAGGTTCAAGCCAATAGGAGATGGCGTTGCTTTGACCAGCCATGGTGCTGGTATTAGTTCCTTTATGCAAGGTAATAGTCAGTATAAAACTACTAGTTCAGATAACCATTCTTTTTTCCCTTCGGAGTTGCCTGCCAGGCCAAGGCTTGAGGCTCACTCAGGGGACTCAAGGGGTAGGAACTCTGATAACCTGAGAATCTTGGATGGCTTGGATGATGGGAAGGTAAGGAAGCATTCCAGGCCAGAGAGAATTATTAGGGAGATTGTTTCAGAGTCTATCACTGTCATGGCATTGACAATTCAGGAGCTTACCGATGATGTCATAGCATCAAGTAAGGAATACTTAAAGAATCTCATTGAGAAGCCTGACAAGAAAGAGGAACTGGTAAGCCTCCAAAACCGGCTTGATAGAAGATCTGACCTAACAAAGGAGAGTCTTTCAAAGTGCCACAAAGCACAGTTAGAGATTTTAGTGGCTCTCAAGATGGGGCTTTCTAGCTTCCTTTCTAGCAAAGTTCAGTTGTCTGAGATGGTAGAGATTTTCTTGTATAAGAGATGTAGGAATGTAACCTGCATGAGTTTGCTTCCTGTTGATGATTGTGACTGCAAGATTTGCTCAGTAAATAAGGGCTTTTGTAGTTCTTGCATGTGTCCTGTATGTTTGAACTTTGATTGTGCAAATAGCACTTGTAGTTGGATAGGATGTGATGTTTGTTCTCATTGGTGCCATGCTACCTGTGGCATTCAGAGAAATCTTATCAAGCCTGGACCTAGCTTGAAGGGTCCTTCTGGGACCTCAGAGGTGCAGTTTCATTGTCTCGGATGTGGACATGCCTCGGAAATGTTTGGTTTTGTAAAAGACGTGTTTCTGTATTGTGCAAAGGATTGGGGTCTTGAAACCTTGATGAAAGAGCTTGACTGTGTAAGGAGGATCTTCAGGGCAAGTGAAGATCGCAAAGGGAAGGAATTGCATGTTAAAACTGATGACTTGCTATTAAAGCTTCAAACTAAATTGGTATCTCCTTCGGAAGCTTGCAATTACATCGTACAATTTTTCAACT ACGCAGACAGCATGTCAGATTTTCCTGCTTCTGGTGGTATTTCTTCAAAGGATTTGGCAGCCTCTCAAACTAACCTTACAAAGGGTATACCATCTCTTTCAAAACCTAACCCTCTATTACCAAATTATGGTTATGAGATGGGCTATTCTAGGTCACATCCTGATGCCATGTCAAGTGAAGTACTTCAGAAAGACCTCAAAGCTTCCATGTTGAGTGAACTGAAAAATGAGGCTGATTTCCATTTGGGGGCTTTATTAAGAAAAGGTGGACTTGAAAGTTTGGGGAGCATTGTGAGGATAAAGGAGGCAGAAGCCAGAATGTTCCAAACCAAGGCAGATGAAGCAAGAAGAGAGGCAGAAGGGTTCCAGAGGATGATCAGGACGAAGACTGCCCAGATGGAAGAAGAATATGCTGAAAAGCTTTCCAAACTCTGCTTGCACGAGACTGAGGAAACACAGAGGAAGAAAATGGATGAACTCAAAGTCTTGGAAAATTCCTATTTTGATTactataaaatgaaaaagagaatgCAAGAAGAGATTGATGGTTTGTTGCGGAGAATGGAGGCAACAAAGCAGCAATGGGTTTAG